Proteins from a single region of Belliella baltica DSM 15883:
- a CDS encoding glycoside hydrolase family 99-like domain-containing protein, producing MKLLLPFLFILVFAGGLPEGCEVKQITQDDTGINPDVGVNQTGDSDNQGIGARAVASSNEAMVGVYFMPSWNVSADPSKDVDSFWPCLYKPEDCAFLKNTGMWGPKGRVYNKSNPYEGPFLNRKPHSSLGGFYKRDDPKVARKQLEYMKSYGIDFFAYNWFFGRHYYYHLDFAPQAKTYYPKGWKVDNSNYKRVAVPGIEQWEDQLTVLLRENEKLPEAKQMKWALNWCDDDHEKWMLWLDVGSPASIAAKRNFPGEKPDKTLYLQVHDKITMLWIDKYFKRKDYLKDPSGRPIVYIYFPHDTEARAAFYGISMKELLDRSKALARKAGFPGIKFIASTSGAMTQAEMPYAMHTNWVANNPREAWRGGRYTDKMLFQDYAKRLKNLGFEGMTAYIYHTYENQANWSYADMRKNYRSHWKRWSEQFENDPEFEYQPPVAMGWDMRPMGGTWPQQTGFPSEPGKDKVHSNKSTFKAKLEEARLTAEKHKSTNGNTVMICCWNEYLEGNYIEPTEGHKFDYLEAIREVFSKK from the coding sequence ATGAAATTACTTTTGCCTTTTTTATTTATATTAGTTTTTGCAGGAGGGCTTCCAGAGGGATGCGAAGTGAAACAGATTACTCAAGATGATACAGGTATCAATCCTGATGTTGGAGTTAATCAAACAGGTGATAGCGATAATCAGGGGATTGGTGCTAGAGCAGTCGCTTCTTCAAATGAAGCCATGGTTGGCGTGTATTTTATGCCATCTTGGAATGTATCTGCAGATCCAAGTAAAGATGTTGATAGTTTTTGGCCTTGTCTCTATAAACCTGAAGATTGTGCATTTTTGAAAAATACAGGAATGTGGGGGCCAAAAGGAAGAGTTTATAACAAGTCTAACCCTTATGAAGGTCCTTTTTTAAACAGAAAGCCACATAGCAGTTTAGGAGGGTTTTATAAAAGAGATGATCCAAAAGTTGCTCGAAAGCAATTGGAGTATATGAAAAGTTATGGGATTGATTTTTTTGCTTACAATTGGTTTTTTGGAAGACACTATTATTATCATTTAGATTTTGCACCTCAAGCAAAAACTTATTATCCCAAAGGATGGAAAGTTGATAATTCAAATTATAAAAGAGTAGCCGTACCAGGCATAGAGCAATGGGAAGATCAGTTGACCGTCTTGCTCAGAGAGAATGAAAAGCTACCTGAAGCAAAGCAAATGAAATGGGCTTTGAACTGGTGCGACGATGACCATGAAAAATGGATGCTTTGGTTGGATGTAGGTTCTCCGGCAAGTATTGCTGCCAAAAGAAACTTTCCAGGAGAAAAACCAGATAAAACACTTTATCTCCAAGTTCATGATAAAATCACCATGCTATGGATAGATAAATATTTCAAAAGGAAGGATTATTTGAAAGATCCAAGTGGTAGACCTATAGTGTATATTTATTTTCCACACGATACAGAAGCAAGGGCTGCTTTTTATGGGATTAGTATGAAGGAACTGCTAGATAGGTCAAAGGCTTTGGCTAGAAAGGCAGGATTTCCAGGGATTAAGTTTATAGCTTCTACCTCTGGCGCAATGACACAGGCAGAAATGCCCTATGCGATGCATACAAATTGGGTTGCCAATAACCCTAGGGAAGCTTGGAGAGGAGGAAGGTATACTGATAAAATGCTTTTTCAAGATTATGCTAAAAGGCTTAAAAATCTAGGTTTCGAGGGTATGACTGCCTATATCTATCATACTTATGAAAATCAAGCAAATTGGAGTTATGCTGATATGCGGAAAAATTATAGAAGTCACTGGAAAAGGTGGTCAGAGCAATTTGAAAATGATCCTGAATTCGAATACCAACCACCAGTAGCCATGGGTTGGGATATGAGACCGATGGGAGGCACTTGGCCACAACAAACAGGTTTTCCAAGTGAACCCGGAAAAGACAAAGTTCACAGCAATAAATCTACTTTCAAAGCTAAACTCGAAGAGGCAAGATTAACAGCAGAAAAACACAAATCTACCAATGGAAATACCGTAATGATTTGTTGCTGGAATGAATACTTAGAAGGAAATTATATCGAACCAACTGAAGGTCATAAATTTGATTATTTGGAGGCTATAAGGGAGGTTTTTTCTAAAAAGTGA